From the Achromobacter xylosoxidans A8 genome, the window ACGCCAGGATGTGTTTGGGCCCAGCGGACCAACAGCGGCGGCAGCAGGCAGGAGGCAGTCGCCTCTGCCGCACCTATGCGTATCACGGTCCGCCTGCCAGCAGCCGTTCCAGCACGGATTCGCACATCCCGAGCTGGCTGCGCAGGATGTACTCATCCGCCGTGTGGGCCTGAGCGATGTCGCCTGGCCCGCAAACCAAGGCCGGAATGCCGGCTTGCTGGTAGAGCCCGCCTTCCGTTGTGTAGGCCACGTGCCCGCCGGCCTGAGCCCCCGCCCGGAACAGGGCCTCCACCAGCATGTCGGTATCCGCCCGAGGCACCAATGCGGGCACCGATGTCCGCCGCATCAGCAGCACCTGCGATTCCGAGACCCTTTGCCGCATCGTCCCCTCAAGCTCCCTGGCGCGCTGATGGATGGGCGCCAATACGGCGTCGGGATCGACGCCTGGCAGAAACCGCAAGTCAAAGTCGAACTCTGCCTCCTCCGGGATCACATTCGACGCATGTCCGGAATGGACGCGGCAGACCGCCATCGTCGAGAACGGCACATAAAAGCCCTCGTCACGCGTTGCAGACCGCAATGCCTCAGCCTGCGCCGCGACTTCTGCCGCCAGGAAGCAAGCCGTCTGCGCGGCATTCACGCCCAGGCCGCTCATTGACGAGTGCTCTGCCCTACCCCGGATATTGCAGCGCCAGGAATGGCGGCCCTTGTGCGCACGCACCACCTCCATCCGGGTCGGCTCGCCGACGATGCACGCGGACGGCTGAATGCCGTGCTGCCGCAGGTCAGCCAGCAACCCTCGCACGCCTACACAGCCGATCTCTTCGTCATAGGTCAGCGCGATATGCACGGGCTGGGCCAGCCTGCCGCTGCCCAGGCGCCCCACGGTCGCCAGCACACAGGCGAGAAAGCCCTTCATGTCGCACGTGCCGCGGCCGTAGAGCCGCTCGCCTTCGTCGGTCAGGCGAAACGGATCCCGAGTCCAATCCTGCCCCGCCACCGGCACGACATCCGTATGGCCGGAAAGCAGGATTCCGCCCGCGCCGCCTCCAAGGCTGGCGAACAGGTTGGCGCGCTTGCGGTCCTCGCTGTATGTGTAGCGCACCGCGAAACCGATCTTGCGCAGAAATGATTCCGCCTGCGCCAGCAACTCAAGGTTGGAGTTGCTGCCGGATACGGTGGGCCAGGCGATCAACGATTCCAGCCAGGCTAGCGCTTCGCTGGAACAATCAAGAGATTGATCAGTCAATTGGCCTCCAGGGAAATGTTGCCGGCTTTGGCGACACGACGCCATTTGTCCAGTTCGGACTGGATATCGGCCATGAACGCCTCCGGTATGCCGCCTTGAGGCACCGCGCCCAACTGCGTGATGCGGCTGGCCACCTCCGGACTCTTCAGCGCGGCGGCGGCCGCCTCGCTGACACGTTGCACAAATGCCGCGGGCGTTCCTGCGGGCGCAACCAAGCCGAACCAGGCAGGGTCATTGAGTGCCTGCACACCGACCTGCGCAAACGTGGGAACGTCCGGCAGCTGCTCCACCCTGCCGGGCCAGGCTACCCCCAGCGCGCGCAAGCGCTTGCCCTGGATATGCGGCAATGACGCGGGCAGGTTGTCGCACAGCACGTCTACGTGGCCCGCGATGGCGTCCTGCAACGCCGGGCCGGCCCCACGGTACGGAATGTGCCGCATGGGCGCGCCCGTGGCCTGGGCAAGCAATTCACCCATCATGTGCCCCAGCGAGCCCACTCCCGGCGACCCGTAGGTGATGTCGCCGCCGCGCTGCTTGGCCAGTTCGATGAACTCTGCCATGTCCTGCGCTGGCAGGCCCGGATTGATGGAGATC encodes:
- the argE gene encoding acetylornithine deacetylase, with the protein product MTDQSLDCSSEALAWLESLIAWPTVSGSNSNLELLAQAESFLRKIGFAVRYTYSEDRKRANLFASLGGGAGGILLSGHTDVVPVAGQDWTRDPFRLTDEGERLYGRGTCDMKGFLACVLATVGRLGSGRLAQPVHIALTYDEEIGCVGVRGLLADLRQHGIQPSACIVGEPTRMEVVRAHKGRHSWRCNIRGRAEHSSMSGLGVNAAQTACFLAAEVAAQAEALRSATRDEGFYVPFSTMAVCRVHSGHASNVIPEEAEFDFDLRFLPGVDPDAVLAPIHQRARELEGTMRQRVSESQVLLMRRTSVPALVPRADTDMLVEALFRAGAQAGGHVAYTTEGGLYQQAGIPALVCGPGDIAQAHTADEYILRSQLGMCESVLERLLAGGP
- a CDS encoding Bug family tripartite tricarboxylate transporter substrate binding protein, with the protein product MKRRCFLRVCAVSMVAAPVVARAQDRIVRIVVPFAPGGSGDLIPRIVAPAMSERLGMTVIVENRAGAGGAIGAGYVARAPADGLTLGVATVSTHAIQPAVLAKPPYDPLKDFAPISNLARVPNVISINPGLPAQDMAEFIELAKQRGGDITYGSPGVGSLGHMMGELLAQATGAPMRHIPYRGAGPALQDAIAGHVDVLCDNLPASLPHIQGKRLRALGVAWPGRVEQLPDVPTFAQVGVQALNDPAWFGLVAPAGTPAAFVQRVSEAAAAALKSPEVASRITQLGAVPQGGIPEAFMADIQSELDKWRRVAKAGNISLEAN